Proteins from a genomic interval of Desulfofustis limnaeus:
- a CDS encoding N-acetylglutaminylglutamine amidotransferase, whose translation MCGIAGEFRFDDEPPSLAAIEKMMTAMIPRGPDGSGAGLYQTGALGHRRLKIIDLSEQSRQPLSDPYLGLDMVFNGCIYNYRELRRELEQAGYRFFSEGDSEVILKAYHAWGIDCLQRLNGMFAFAIHERDSGRLILARDRLGIKPLYLDARPHLLRFASSLPALLTDPTVDTGINPVALHHYLHWHGVVPAPHTIINGISKLPPATVRIYHPDGTAKDHCYWRLSMAPESEHRSLTEDQWTERVLERLRLSVKRRMVADVPVGVLLSGGVDSSLLVGLLAEEGQDDLNTFSVGFESAGGESGDEFHYSDLIARQFATNHHKIFVESARLLEHLPGCIAAMSEPMVSYDAIGFYLLSQEVAKWVKVVQSGQGADEVFGGYHWYRHLVTSSEPVADYSRVFFDRDHHEYAQMVREDLVGEDHSRAFVADYFARPGAEHAVDQALRIDTTIMLVDDPVKRVDNMTMAASLEARVPFLDHELVELAATIPFELKVRDTGKWVLKEAARSVVPADVIDRPKGYFPVPALKHIEGPYLDLVKEHLANDAARARGLFRQDYIDDLLDRPDEHLTPLRGSKLWQVAVLEMWLQQHHL comes from the coding sequence ATGTGCGGAATAGCAGGAGAGTTTCGTTTCGATGACGAACCGCCCTCGCTGGCGGCCATCGAAAAAATGATGACAGCCATGATCCCCCGCGGTCCCGACGGTAGCGGCGCCGGGCTCTACCAGACCGGAGCCCTGGGCCATCGGCGACTGAAAATTATCGACCTGTCGGAACAATCGCGGCAGCCATTGAGTGATCCTTACCTCGGCCTCGACATGGTGTTCAACGGCTGTATCTATAACTATCGTGAGCTCAGGCGCGAGCTGGAACAGGCCGGCTACCGCTTTTTTTCCGAGGGCGACAGCGAGGTGATTCTCAAGGCCTATCACGCCTGGGGAATCGATTGCCTGCAACGGCTCAACGGCATGTTCGCTTTTGCCATCCATGAACGGGACAGCGGCCGACTCATCCTGGCCCGCGACCGGCTCGGCATCAAACCGCTCTATCTCGATGCCCGCCCCCACCTGCTTCGCTTCGCCTCATCACTGCCGGCCCTGCTCACCGACCCGACGGTCGACACCGGCATCAACCCCGTTGCCCTGCACCATTACCTGCATTGGCATGGTGTCGTCCCGGCGCCGCATACCATCATAAACGGCATCAGCAAGCTGCCACCGGCAACCGTGCGCATCTATCACCCGGACGGGACGGCCAAGGATCACTGCTACTGGCGGTTGTCCATGGCACCCGAGAGTGAACACCGCTCCCTGACGGAAGACCAATGGACGGAACGGGTCCTTGAGCGGTTACGCCTCTCAGTCAAAAGGCGGATGGTCGCCGACGTTCCGGTCGGCGTGCTGCTCTCCGGTGGAGTCGACTCCAGTTTGCTGGTCGGTCTGCTCGCCGAAGAGGGTCAAGACGATCTCAACACCTTTTCGGTCGGTTTCGAATCGGCCGGCGGCGAGAGCGGCGATGAGTTTCATTACTCCGACCTGATCGCTAGACAGTTTGCCACGAACCACCACAAGATCTTCGTCGAATCGGCACGCCTGCTGGAACATCTGCCCGGCTGTATCGCGGCCATGTCCGAACCGATGGTCAGCTACGACGCCATTGGCTTTTACCTCCTGTCCCAGGAAGTTGCCAAGTGGGTAAAAGTCGTGCAGAGCGGTCAAGGTGCCGACGAGGTGTTCGGCGGCTACCACTGGTATCGCCACCTGGTGACCAGTTCCGAACCAGTCGCCGATTATAGCCGCGTATTCTTTGACCGAGATCACCACGAATACGCCCAGATGGTCAGAGAAGACCTGGTGGGCGAAGACCACAGCCGCGCCTTTGTCGCCGATTATTTCGCCCGGCCCGGCGCCGAGCACGCGGTCGACCAAGCCTTGCGGATCGATACCACGATCATGCTGGTGGACGATCCGGTCAAACGGGTGGACAACATGACCATGGCTGCCAGCCTCGAGGCCCGGGTACCCTTTCTCGATCACGAACTGGTGGAGTTGGCTGCGACCATACCGTTCGAACTCAAAGTTCGCGACACCGGCAAATGGGTCCTCAAAGAAGCGGCTCGCTCGGTTGTCCCGGCCGACGTTATCGACCGGCCCAAAGGCTATTTTCCGGTCCCGGCCCTGAAGCATATTGAAGGGCCTTATCTCGACCTGGTCAAAGAACATCTGGCCAACGATGCGGCCCGGGCGCGCGGGCTGTTTCGTCAAGACTATATCGATGATCTGCTGGATCGACCCGACGAGCATCTGACGCCGCTGCGCGGCTCCAAGCTCTGGCAGGTAGCCGTTCTCGAAATGTGGCTGCAGCAGCACCATCTCTAA
- a CDS encoding glycosyltransferase family 4 protein: MTNRPGKTALAGGAIDGPVVHIAPTPFFSNRGCHIRILNEYEALRQAGQRVIICAYGLGSEVAGVEVRRIGKIPGYTKTSAGFSPFKPFADVLLFFLVLKVVFQERAAIIHGHLHEGGLIGWWVKLVLFWRRISLVMDVQGSLSGELKAYGTFRRVPWVLPLFYALERLVLWLPDLIVCSSHASLDFLTRQCRISRKKLEVVGDVVPSSFFEQRDRLEQRRRLGVPSEGMVVLYSGSLLPGKGVDLLLAAVDLLLQRRQDVTVVLVGYPKQWIEKQTVQWPAYRSRLLLPGEVAYGELAGWLATADLAVDPKRGASGEASGKILHYMASGLPVVCFASENNRLFLGSEAFFVDHETAESLAAALDLALTDIQTRNKYGASGRDRAAASFTLAARGRQLADIYQRIQRVTKTIRT; the protein is encoded by the coding sequence ATGACGAATCGGCCTGGGAAGACGGCCCTTGCCGGCGGTGCGATCGATGGTCCGGTGGTGCATATTGCGCCGACGCCGTTTTTTTCAAATCGCGGCTGCCACATCAGGATCCTCAACGAATACGAAGCGCTGCGTCAGGCAGGACAGCGGGTGATCATCTGCGCCTATGGGCTCGGTAGCGAGGTGGCCGGTGTGGAGGTCAGGAGGATTGGCAAGATTCCCGGGTATACCAAAACCTCAGCCGGATTTTCACCGTTCAAGCCCTTTGCCGATGTCCTGCTGTTTTTTCTGGTGTTGAAAGTTGTTTTCCAAGAACGCGCCGCGATCATCCACGGCCATCTACACGAAGGCGGGCTGATCGGCTGGTGGGTGAAACTGGTATTGTTTTGGCGACGCATCTCTTTGGTGATGGACGTGCAGGGCAGTCTTTCCGGTGAGCTTAAAGCTTACGGAACCTTCCGCCGGGTTCCCTGGGTGCTTCCCCTCTTTTACGCTCTCGAGCGTCTGGTTCTGTGGCTGCCGGACCTGATTGTTTGCTCTTCCCATGCGAGTTTGGACTTTCTCACCCGACAGTGCCGGATCTCGCGGAAGAAACTGGAGGTGGTCGGCGATGTGGTACCATCGTCGTTCTTCGAGCAGCGGGATCGGTTGGAACAGCGTCGGCGGCTGGGGGTACCAAGCGAAGGGATGGTCGTCCTGTACAGCGGCTCTTTGTTGCCGGGCAAGGGCGTCGATCTGCTCCTGGCAGCCGTTGACCTTTTGTTGCAGAGGCGCCAGGATGTGACGGTGGTGCTGGTCGGTTATCCCAAACAATGGATCGAAAAGCAGACTGTTCAGTGGCCGGCGTATCGCAGCCGGCTGCTGTTGCCAGGGGAAGTGGCCTATGGCGAACTGGCTGGTTGGCTGGCCACCGCCGACCTTGCCGTTGATCCGAAACGGGGTGCGTCCGGCGAGGCGAGCGGCAAAATCCTGCACTATATGGCAAGCGGGCTGCCGGTCGTCTGCTTTGCATCCGAAAATAACCGGTTGTTTCTCGGATCGGAGGCCTTTTTCGTCGACCACGAGACGGCCGAATCCCTCGCCGCAGCGCTTGATTTGGCATTGACAGATATTCAGACAAGGAATAAGTATGGTGCGTCCGGCCGTGACCGGGCCGCTGCCTCCTTCACCCTGGCTGCACGTGGTCGGCAACTGGCCGATATCTATCAGCGTATCCAACGCGTAACAAAGACGATAAGAACCTAA
- a CDS encoding glycerol-3-phosphate dehydrogenase/oxidase, whose protein sequence is MKRDCLALQTTVFDAVIIGGGITGACVAYDAALRGLRVALVEKGDFGMSTSSASSKLLHGGIRYLQKLQLCKVRESARERTFFQVIAPHATTTVPFLIPTISGSLMKGKAALIAGMTMYRLLCSGLNSLIRDQGKRIPAGRFFSRQQVLGLVPALQTIDGLDGAHTLFEVHMNNSERVTLAFLKTAAANRAVIANHVRMLSFVQEENRIAGIVCRDELNGGEFTIHAHLVINAAGPFLPSINTLLPRARLHKDTTGFSKGVHLVTRQIEGTYALALSSGKKTEGLVTRGGRHIFIIPWRGRSLIGTTNVPFNGSLDEVRVTRRDVTDFLQDINAILPGVSLSEADVHYAFAGLYPLISDEIKTDTYQGTGEYQVVDHAEQGHMEGILSVLGAKYTTARAIAEQAVDVALKKLHRNPVRCQTAYRPLVEGVGGKMASFIQTKQRQYGHLLPPAAIAHLIASYGSEIDRVMEFLQRVPGYLEPLTDNRETLTGEVAWAVAQEMAGTLEDVVFARTGLGTIGHPGEAVLQKVFAVMATLLKWPDRRYATERERVEQRYRFLDEQP, encoded by the coding sequence ATGAAACGAGATTGTCTGGCCCTGCAGACGACGGTGTTCGATGCCGTCATAATCGGCGGCGGCATTACCGGCGCTTGTGTGGCCTATGACGCCGCCCTACGCGGGTTGCGGGTCGCTTTGGTGGAAAAAGGCGATTTCGGCATGAGCACCTCTTCGGCCTCTTCGAAATTGTTGCACGGAGGCATCAGGTATCTGCAGAAGCTGCAATTGTGCAAGGTCCGTGAATCGGCGCGAGAACGCACGTTTTTCCAGGTCATTGCGCCGCATGCCACAACCACCGTACCTTTCCTCATACCCACCATCAGTGGCAGCCTGATGAAAGGAAAGGCGGCCCTGATTGCCGGCATGACCATGTACCGACTGCTTTGTAGCGGATTAAACTCATTGATCAGGGATCAAGGCAAACGAATCCCCGCCGGCCGGTTCTTTTCGCGACAACAGGTACTGGGACTGGTCCCAGCGCTGCAGACCATTGACGGTCTGGACGGGGCGCACACGCTGTTTGAAGTGCATATGAACAACTCGGAACGGGTGACGCTGGCCTTTCTCAAGACGGCGGCGGCGAACCGGGCGGTCATTGCCAACCATGTCCGCATGCTTTCATTTGTGCAGGAAGAGAACCGTATTGCCGGAATTGTCTGTCGGGATGAATTGAACGGCGGTGAATTTACCATCCATGCCCATCTGGTGATCAACGCCGCCGGCCCCTTTTTGCCCAGCATCAATACCCTGCTGCCGAGAGCCCGGTTGCACAAGGATACAACCGGCTTTTCCAAGGGAGTTCATCTCGTTACCCGGCAGATTGAAGGCACTTACGCGCTGGCCTTGAGCAGCGGCAAAAAAACGGAGGGATTGGTGACGCGCGGCGGCCGGCACATTTTCATCATCCCCTGGCGGGGACGCTCGCTGATCGGCACCACCAACGTCCCCTTCAACGGTAGCCTCGATGAGGTGCGGGTCACCCGTCGCGATGTGACCGATTTTCTGCAGGATATTAACGCCATCCTGCCCGGCGTGTCCCTCTCCGAAGCCGACGTTCACTACGCCTTTGCCGGCTTGTACCCGTTGATCAGCGATGAGATAAAGACCGATACCTATCAGGGAACCGGTGAGTACCAGGTGGTGGATCACGCCGAGCAGGGGCACATGGAAGGGATCCTGTCCGTGCTTGGAGCCAAGTATACGACGGCCCGGGCCATTGCCGAACAGGCGGTGGACGTTGCCCTGAAAAAACTGCACCGGAATCCGGTGCGTTGCCAGACAGCTTATCGCCCCCTGGTCGAAGGGGTCGGGGGTAAGATGGCTTCGTTCATCCAAACGAAACAACGCCAGTATGGTCACCTGCTGCCGCCTGCCGCCATTGCCCATCTGATTGCCTCATATGGCAGTGAAATCGATCGGGTGATGGAATTCCTGCAACGGGTTCCCGGATATCTCGAGCCCTTGACGGACAACCGGGAGACCTTGACGGGGGAAGTTGCCTGGGCGGTGGCGCAGGAAATGGCCGGCACATTAGAGGATGTGGTCTTTGCCCGCACCGGCCTCGGAACCATCGGACATCCGGGAGAGGCGGTACTGCAGAAAGTGTTTGCCGTCATGGCGACGCTGCTGAAGTGGCCTGACCGGCGCTACGCGACGGAACGGGAACGGGTGGAGCAACGGTATCGTTTTCTGGATGAGCAACCATGA
- the ngg gene encoding N-acetylglutaminylglutamine synthetase produces MDAKCKNPLDPTTMCSLKHWGAPLADDPLQEGPADAWVDCGWGRLIFGQTFTDARRLADVIRDEIKGRRDVAMYMREPLVVVSYAPQELFIDPSLTYRIDFSVYRARPCRLEGLTVRPLRSDDDETAVNRIYQTRGMVPAHPGFYRQALEDQRLVILVALDADDEIVGAVTGVDHLQAFRDPDNGCSLWALAVDPQCRLPRVGEALVRELINTFIERGRSFLDLSVMHTNKQAIALYDKIGFQAVPVYCIKKKNPINEPLFIGPEPEEQLNIYARIITDEARRRGIGVEVVDAENGYFVLSLGGRTVACRESLSELTTAVAMSWCDDKTVTRKLLQRANLRVPAQMVAGNDETLRDFLKDRQRVVVKPARGEQGAGVFVDLDDFHQIQAAVAQAGSWCDKVIVEEYVTGQDLRIIVINEEVVAAAVRQPARIRGNGEMSVRQLIEKQSRRRAAATNGESTIPLDGETERTVADQHYILDDVVPAGTEIQVRKTANLHTGGTIHDVTAELHPHLRQVAVTAARTLRVPVVGFDFLVADVTGKDYVIIEANERPGLANHEPQPTAERFIDLLFPQTKHIFS; encoded by the coding sequence ATGGACGCGAAATGTAAAAACCCCCTTGACCCGACCACCATGTGTTCACTCAAGCACTGGGGCGCCCCCCTCGCCGATGATCCGCTCCAGGAAGGACCGGCCGATGCCTGGGTCGATTGCGGCTGGGGTCGGCTCATTTTCGGCCAGACCTTTACCGATGCCCGCCGGCTGGCCGACGTCATCCGGGACGAAATCAAGGGACGGCGCGATGTGGCCATGTATATGCGGGAACCCCTTGTGGTCGTTTCGTACGCTCCACAGGAACTCTTTATCGACCCCTCCCTGACCTACCGTATCGACTTCAGCGTTTACCGTGCCCGGCCGTGCCGCCTCGAGGGCCTGACCGTTCGTCCTTTGCGTTCCGACGATGATGAGACGGCCGTCAATCGGATCTATCAAACCCGGGGGATGGTCCCGGCACACCCGGGGTTTTACCGACAGGCGCTGGAGGACCAGCGGCTGGTCATCCTCGTGGCGCTCGACGCTGACGACGAGATCGTCGGTGCAGTCACCGGAGTCGATCATCTTCAGGCCTTCAGAGATCCGGACAACGGCTGCAGCCTCTGGGCCCTGGCCGTCGACCCGCAATGCCGGCTGCCCAGGGTCGGCGAGGCGCTGGTGCGCGAGCTGATCAACACCTTCATCGAGCGGGGCCGCAGCTTTCTCGACCTGTCGGTGATGCACACCAACAAACAGGCGATCGCCCTCTATGACAAGATCGGTTTCCAGGCAGTTCCGGTCTATTGCATCAAAAAGAAGAACCCCATCAACGAACCACTCTTCATCGGTCCCGAACCGGAAGAACAGCTCAACATCTACGCCCGAATCATCACCGACGAGGCACGGCGCCGCGGCATCGGTGTCGAAGTGGTCGATGCCGAGAACGGTTACTTTGTTCTTTCTCTCGGCGGCCGGACCGTAGCCTGCCGCGAATCACTCAGCGAACTCACCACCGCGGTGGCCATGAGCTGGTGTGACGACAAGACGGTGACCCGCAAGCTGTTGCAGCGAGCCAACCTCAGGGTCCCGGCGCAGATGGTCGCCGGCAACGACGAAACACTGCGGGACTTTCTCAAAGACCGGCAGAGAGTGGTGGTGAAACCGGCCCGAGGAGAACAGGGTGCCGGGGTATTCGTCGATCTCGATGATTTTCACCAGATCCAAGCGGCGGTCGCCCAAGCGGGATCCTGGTGTGACAAGGTCATCGTCGAGGAATACGTCACCGGCCAAGACCTGCGCATCATCGTTATCAACGAGGAAGTCGTGGCGGCCGCGGTGCGCCAGCCGGCCCGCATTAGAGGCAACGGGGAAATGAGTGTCCGCCAGCTGATCGAAAAACAGAGCCGGCGACGTGCGGCCGCCACCAACGGGGAGAGCACCATTCCCCTCGATGGCGAGACCGAGCGAACGGTCGCCGACCAGCACTACATCCTGGATGACGTGGTACCGGCGGGCACTGAAATCCAGGTGAGAAAAACGGCCAACCTACACACCGGCGGCACCATTCATGACGTCACCGCCGAGCTGCACCCGCACCTGCGCCAGGTGGCCGTGACCGCCGCCAGAACCCTGCGCGTGCCGGTCGTCGGTTTCGACTTTCTGGTGGCCGACGTCACTGGCAAAGACTATGTCATCATCGAGGCCAACGAACGCCCCGGCCTGGCCAACCATGAACCGCAACCGACTGCAGAACGGTTCATCGACCTCTTGTTTCCCCAGACCAAACATATCTTCAGCTGA